A section of the Vanessa tameamea isolate UH-Manoa-2023 chromosome 29, ilVanTame1 primary haplotype, whole genome shotgun sequence genome encodes:
- the LOC113395800 gene encoding dipeptidyl peptidase 9 has product METVNMELREAGDGAAAVDCEDTPKKYSWAEVRQAVHDLRKELSSLSTMVPMAISFRKLGNGKTRIYFLRTPQNGWEITLLYTDISPTQQTSNARLDWKPLIESNIALGVSSGKWSREEQLLWERQRVAGWGIASYELHPKTGRVLFPCASSLFVAEEGPNQSPPLVPRSLSTGWGAPLTPAMCPSMPSLVAHAARGDIWLAGDNLKRPARLTYACKGRDERLADDPRQAGVPCYVTQEEFSRYTGIWWQPKRDDDVFRIVYEEVDESDVKIFSFPSSQSSSGEVEEFRFPRAGTPNAKSILKMVTFRLQKATPTTVLDYYQEGHSDHTPQASDSNDSMEVTDIRWYQLRQSLKETFPWFEYLARVGWTPCGSYVWVQLLDRKQQRLELALVPVSEFSARGAYESAPPGAQPADCGDAAHAHCAEQQIQVLISESAPDAWVNVHDILHFLPAAPGTMRFIWASEESGHLHLYLVACAVPAKRATSVIDMMTEDESNALGPSVISKLAVTSGEWEVMGRKIWVDESRGLVYFVGLRETPLERHLYVTSYDPPAPQSVTLLTTVGHSHTVDMDEECSTAVITSSNISSAPSTRVLRVEHAGGAGGAGGACVALRACGALAERAHGPETSDTRSFNGSWDSRSGDGDDESDVSVLVKERLLSAAPAPQILSARLSCGLRAYCTLWRARGAGRRPTVLHVYGGPEVQTVTNSYRGIRQLRMHMLAARGFNVVAVDSRGSKHRGRAWEAAIRGKMGQVELDDQVEVLQWLAKETGCIDMDRVAIHGWSYGGYLALLGLATRPNVFKVCVAGAPVTCWRLYDTAYTERYMGLPAWAPHAYSRASVLAHAPFFPDKEGRLLIIHGLADENVHFCHTAALLSELIRLGKPHRVQVYPGERHSLRAMHASKHYEATLLHFLHENL; this is encoded by the exons atggaAACTGTGAATATGGAGTTAAGGGAAGCCGGAGATGGAGCTGCGGCTGTGGATTGTGAAGATACTCCGAAGAAATACAGTTGGGCGGAGGTACGGCAAGCAGTTCACGACTTAAGAAAAGAGCTATCCTCTTTGTCCACGATGGTACCCATGGCAATATCATTCAGGAAACTTGGTAATGGGAAAACGAGGATATATTTCTTGAGGACCCCGCAGAACGGATGGGAGATCACGCTCCTGTACACCGACATCAGCCCCACCCAACAGACCAGTAATGCAAG gTTAGATTGGAAACCATTGATAGAATCAAACATAGCGCTCGGTGTATCATCGGGGAAGTGGTCAAGGGAGGAACAGCTGCTATGGGAGCGTCAGAGGGTGGCCGGGTGGGGCATAGCGTCCTACGAACTGCATCCGAAGACCGGCAGGGTGCTGTTTCCGTGTGCCTCGTCCCTGTTTGTAGCTGAGGAAGGGCCTAATCAG TCACCACCTCTAGTACCCCGTTCCCTCAGTACCGGTTGGGGGGCGCCTCTAACACCCGCGATGTGTCCCTCGATGCCGTCGCTTGTGGCTCACGCTGCGAGAGGAGATATATGGCTCGCGGGTGATAATCTAAAACGGCCGGCTCGACTGACATACGCTTGCAAAGGAAGGGATGAGCG TTTAGCTGATGATCCTCGCCAAGCCGGAGTACCGTGTTACGTCACACAGGAAGAATTCTCACGGTATACGGGCATCTGGTGGCAACCGAAGCGAGATG ATGATGTGTTCCGGATAGTGTACGAGGAAGTCGATGAGAGCGATGTCAAGATATTCAGCTTTCCGTCCTCGCAGAGCTCCAGCGGCGAGGTCGAGGAGTTCAG atTTCCTCGCGCCGGCACACCGAATGCGAAATCAATCTTGAAGATGGTTACATTCAGACTGCAGAAGGCGACCCCCACCACTGTTCTGGACTATTACCAGGAAGGGCACTCCGACCACACACCACAAg CTTCAGACTCGAACGATTCAATGGAAGTAACTGACATCAGATGGTACCAGCTCAGACAGTCCCTCAAAGAGACATTTCCCTGGTTCGAGTACTTAGCGAGGGTCGGCTGGACACCTTGTGGCTCATA CGTGTGGGTGCAGCTGCTGGACCGCAAGCAGCAGCGCCTGGAGCTGGCGCTGGTGCCGGTCAGTGAGTTCAGCGCTCGGGGCGCGTACGAGTCGGCGCCGCCCGGCGCGCAGCCCGCCGACTGCGGGGACGCCGCGCACGCGCACTGCGCCGAGCAG CAAATCCAAGTCCTGATATCCGAGTCGGCGCCGGACGCGTGGGTCAACGTGCACGACATCCTGCACTTCCTGCCGGCCGCGCCGGGGACCATGCGGTTCATCTGGGCGTCCGAGGAGTCGGGCCACTTGCACCTCTACCTAGTCGCGTGTGCGGTGCCGGCCAAGAGAGCTACCT CTGTAATAGACATGATGACGGAAGACGAATCGAACGCTCTCGGTCCGAGCGTGATCAGCAAGCTGGCCGTCACTAGCGGGGAGTGGGAGGTGATGGGGAGGAAAATATGG gtgGACGAGTCTCGGGGATTGGTGTACTTCGTGGGGCTCCGGGAGACGCCGCTGGAGCGTCACTTGTACGTGACTTCCTACGATCCGCCCGCACCGCAGAGCGTCACGCTTCTCACCACCGTGGGGCACTCGCATACCGTTGACATGGATgag GAGTGCTCCACGGCCGTGATCACGTCGTCAAACATCAGCAGCGCGCCCAGCACGCGCGTGCTGCGCGTGGAGCAcgcggggggcgcggggggcgcgggcggcgcgtgcGTGGCGCTGCGGGCGTGCGGCGCGCTGGCCGAGCGCGCGCACGGGCCGG AAACGTCAGACACTCGATCGTTCAACGGCTCGTGGGACAGTCGGTCCGGCGACGGCGACGACGAGAGCGACGTGTCCGTACTCGTTAAAG AGCGCCTGCTGTCGGCCGCGCCGGCGCCGCAGATCCTGAGCGCGCGGCTGTCGTGCGGCCTGCGGGCCTACTGCACGCTGTGGCGCGCCCGGGGCGCCGGCCGCCGCCCCACCGTGCTGCACGTGTACGGCGGGCCCGAGGTGCAGACCGTCACCAACAGCTACCGG gGTATCCGTCAGCTCCGCATGCACATGCTGGCGGCGCGTGGGTTCAACGTGGTGGCCGTGGACTCGCGGGGGTCCAAGCACAGGGGCCGCGCGTGGGAGGCGGCGATACGGGGGAAAATGGGGCAGGTTGAACTGGATGATCAG gttgAAGTATTACAGTGGCTGGCGAAGGAAACCGGTTGTATCGATATGGATAGAGTCGCGATACACGGCTGGAGTTACG GCGGGTACCTGGCGCTGCTGGGGCTGGCGACGCGGCCCAACGTGTTCAAGGTGTGCGTGGCGGGCGCGCCCGTGACGTGCTGGCGGCTGTACGACACGGCCTACACGGAGCGCTACATGGGGCTGCCGGCCTGGGCGCCGCACGCCTACTCGCGCGCCAGCGTGCTCGCCCACGCGCCCTTCTTCCCCGACAA AGAAGGCAGACTACTCATAATCCACGGCCTAGCGGACGAGAACGTACACTTCTGCCACACGGCAGCGCTGCTCTCCGAGCTGATACGTCTCGGGAAACCACATCGAGTTCAG gtCTATCCCGGTGAACGACACTCCTTAAGAGCGATGCACGCCTCCAAACACTACGAAGCGACTCTACTCCACTTCCTACACGAAAACCTCTAA